From Pungitius pungitius chromosome 9, fPunPun2.1, whole genome shotgun sequence, one genomic window encodes:
- the dlc1 gene encoding rho GTPase-activating protein 7 isoform X3 codes for MLDGMSRSMRLLLLQKSFSDHIRSSTSRALDRLSKPARESQLAEIEAKEACTWLWAAGFPQYAQLYEDPLSLDAQFPIDISSVTRDHDFLDRDAIEALCRRLNTLNKCALMRLEISPQRKRSEDSDEDEPCAISGRWTFQRDSKRWSRMEELEVFSSLPADAALPPFPTDHPSQRVKLALREGDSSESMLTDLSELPEVGSIHSSGSRGRGEEKSRGAALTHEAVAAGATRASSVASMCSSSGTGGSGCVNEDSLSDGMPPSPLETLGQFTFDVKTGMGGLGASLDAGDGGGSKSTRSRAKSFLKRMESLRLRSGASSKRKKKGSASGGKIEISGPVIKEGLDDDKLRRLNCVDISSINLNQNLNHHRNPGQTMTLNRNRSVSYSTQTSNGSTGSTGSSHSEASSGSAVSTPSPVTRARSHSIAAGSSKRGGMYLEGFDPFSVPQLSPDGPPTPAAKSAPPIACQAGKGMTVDEQNRRNNCAARGDIRRAAAAAAEEEEEEEEEEEGEDGMIFFFLPEGHKPGTFPKALQDGSSRASNGNDNGNSVILRGRQSRRQRHCSLGSVDSRLSFYDNVPYAEREEGAEEEEEEEEEGDERKLEQVLQHVSGLQRFVNAWSEAVAGEEEEDEEDEEEEGDSDSALDSASPCPSSPLQNRLEETENGSDQDSTGNPLGEGEEGMRERRDSGVGASLTRTSRPQKLRWPSFQNSHRPSLASAQLQISCQSVLQMNLLQKFSLLQLTALLERHTPTNKHGFSWAVPKFMKRMKVRDHKDRNVFGVPLQVIVQRTGQPLPQGIQQAMRYLRNQCLDQVGLFRKSGVKSRIQALRQMNEASGLDGGGVNYEGQSAYDVADMLKQYFRDLPEPLLTSKLSETFLQIYQYMPKELRLQAARAAVVLLPDENREALRTLLCLLSDVTASVSENQMTPTNLAVCLAPSLFHLNTLRRKESSSPRVMNRKQTLGKPDQRDLNENLAATHGLAHMIQECSKLFRIPEEMNRCRNSYVEQALLPGRLEDLTGEDAVEGGFRAYLKDSLDALLKDAKDKFRGYDSCSTPEHAELACKKVHDGFPLRLWKVTVEVPASPEEVLTRLLREQGYWDEDLLESRVVETLDERTEVYQYVRNTMAPHPTRDHLVLRTWVTDLPKGACALVCRSVDHEAARVVGVRTNVLTSRYFIEPCGTNKSRLTHISRNDCRGRFPEWYNKLYGHLCAAEVARIRDSFTVPMDK; via the exons agatcGAAGCCAAAGAGGCCTGTACCTGGCTCTGGGCAGCCGGGTTCCCACAGTATGCCCAGCTTTATGAAG ACCCTCTCTCCTTAGATGCCCAGTTTCCTATCGACATCTCTTCAGTCACCAGAGACCATGACTTCCTCGACCGGGACGCTATTGAGGCTCTCTGCAG gaGACTGAACACACTCAACAAGTGTGCTCTAATGAGACTGGAGATATCGCCGCAAAGAAAGAGA AGCGAGGACTCCGATGAAGACGAGCCGTGTGCCATCAGTGGCCGCTGGACCTTCCAGAGGGACAGCAAGCGCTGGTCCCgtatggaggagctggaggtttTTTCCTCGCTGCCGGCAGATGCCGCGCTGCCCCCGTTCCCCACGGACCATCCGTCCCAGAGAGTCAAGCTCGCCCTGCGCGAGGGCGATAGTTCAGAGAGCATGCTGACAGACCTCAGTGAGCTGCCGGAGGTGGGCTCCATCCACAGCAGCGGGAGTAGGGGAcggggagaggagaagagccGCGGCGCCGCCCTGACACACGAAGCCGTAGCCGCCGGCGCGACTCGCGCCAGCTCTGTGGCCAGCATGTGTTCGTCCTCGGGCACCGGCGGGTCGGGATGCGTTAATGAGGACTCGCTGTCGGACGGGATGCCTCCATCGCCCCTGGAGACACTCGGACAGTTCACCTTTGATGTGAAGACGGGAATGGGAGGCCTGGGGGCAAGTCTGGACGCAGGAGACGGCGGCGGCAGCAAAAGCACACGCTCCAGAGCCAAGAGCTTCCTCAAGAGGATGGAGAGCCTACGGCTGCGCAGCGGCGCCTCGtccaagagaaagaagaaggggaGCGCCAGTGGAGGCAAGATAGAAATCAGTGGCCCTGTCATCAAAGAGGGTCTGGACGATGACAAGCTGCGGAGGCTCAACTGCGTGGACATCTCCAGTATCAACCTCAACCAGAACCTCAATCACCACCGCAACCCCGGTCAGACGATGACGCTCAACCGGAATCGCTCCGTCTCCTATTCCACTCAGACCAGCAACGGCAGCACCGGAAGTACCGGGAGCAGCCATTCCGAAGCCAGCAGTGGCAGTGCGGTGAGCACGCCGAGCCCGGTGACCCGCGCTCGCAGTCACAGCATAGCGGCGGGCTCCAGCAAAAGGGGAGGGATGTATTTGGAGGGTTTTGATCCTTTCAGCGTCCCCCAACTGTCCCCGGATGGACCGCCGACACCCGCGGCCAAATCTGCCCCGCCCATCGCCTGCCAGGCCGGCAAAGGGATGACGGTCGATGAGCAGAACCGCAGGAACAACTGCGCCGCTCGAGGCGACATCAGacgagcagcggcggcggcagcagaagaggaagaagaggaagaagaagaagaggagggagaggacggcatgatcttcttcttcttacccGAAGGTCACAAGCCTGGGACCTTCCCCAAAGCCCTGCAGGACGGGAGTTCACGCGCCAGCAACGGGAATGACAACGGGAACTCTGTGATCCTCAGGGGGCGGCAAAGCAGACGGCAGCGCCATTGCTCCTTGGGCTCCGTGGACAGTCGCCTCAGTTTTTATGACAACGTGCCCTACgctgagagggaggaaggtgcagaggaggaggaggaggaggaggaagagggggatgaACGCAAACTGGAACAAGTGCTGCAACACGTCAGCGGCCTGCAGCGGTTCGTCAACGCCTGGTCGGAGGCTGTGgccggggaagaggaggaagatgaggaggacgaagaggaggagggagactcCGACTCTGCGCTGGACTCGGCCTCGCCGTGCCCCTCGTCTCCTCTGCAGAACCggctggaggagacggagaacGGAAGTGACCAAGACAGCACAGGAAACCCGCTGGGCGAGGGGGAGGAAGgcatgagagagaggagggattcTGGTGTCGGGGCGTCTCTAACCAGAACCAGCAG ACCGCAGAAACTCCGTTGGCCGAGCTTCCAGAATTCCCACCGGCCAAGTTTGGCCTCGGCCCAGCTCCAGATCAGCTGCCAATCTGTCCTACAGATGAATCTGCTTCAGAagttctctctgctgcagctcaCTGCTCTGCTGGAAAGACACACCCCTACAAACAAACATGGCTTCAGCTG GGCTGTGCCAAAGTTTATGAAACGCATGAAGGTTCGGGACCACAAAGACAGGAATGTTTTCGGGGTGCCACTCCAAGTCATCGTCCAGCGCACCGGCCAGCCCCTCCCTCAGGGAATTCAGCAGGCCATGCGCTACTTACGCAACCAGTGCCTTGATCAG GTGGGACTTTTCAGGAAATCAGGCGTTAAATCTCGTATCCAAGCTCTTCGTCAGATGAACGAGGCCAGCGGCTTAGATGGCGGAGGCGTCAACTACGAGGGCCAATCGGCATACGACGTGGCAGACATGCTGAAGCAGTACTTCAGAGATTTACCAGAACCTCTGCTCACCAGCAAGCTGTCTGAGACCTTCCTCCAGATCTATCAGT acatGCCCAAAGAGCTGCGCCTGCAGGCGGCCCGTGCCGCCGTGGTGCTGCTGCCCGACGAGAACCGCGAGGCGCTGCGCACACTGCTGTGTCTGCTGAGCGACGTGACGGCCAGCGTGTCCGAGAACCAGATGACTCCCACCAACCTGGCCGTCTGTCTGGCCCCGTCCCTCTTCCACCTCAACACCCTGCGCCGCAAGGAGAGCTCCTCGCCAAG GGTGATGAACAGGAAGCAGACACTGGGAAAGCCGGACCAGAGAGACCTGAATGAGAACCTGGCTGCCACCCACGGCCTCGCACACATGATCCAAGAGTGCAGCAAGCTCTTCCGG ATCCCAGAGGAGATGAATCGCTGCAGAAACTCCTACGTGGAGCAGGCGCTGCTGCCTGGGCGCTTGGAAGACCTCACAGGCGAGGACGCCGTAGAGGGAGGATTCAGGGCCTACCTGAAGGACAGCCTGGACGCCCTCCTCAAAGACGccaaggacaagttcagaggttacgACAGCTGCTCCACACCTGAGCACGCCGAACTTGCCTGCAAGAAG GTTCATGATGGCTTTCCGCTGCGGCTGTGGAAGGTGACCGTGGAGGTGCCTGCGAGTCCTGAGGAGGTTCTGACGAGACTGCTGCGGGAGCAGGGCTACTGGGACGAGGACCTGCTCGAGAGCCGGGTGGTGGAGACCCTGGATGAGAGGACGGAGGTCTACCAGTACGTCAGGAATACCATGGCTCCACATCCCACCAGAGACCACCTGGTGCTCAG AACGTGGGTAACGGACCTGCCCAAGGGAGCGTGTGCACTTGTGTGTAGATCTGTGGACCATGAGGCCGCACGTGTTGTAGGCGTTCGGACCAATGTACTCACCTCCCGCTACTTCATTGAGCCCTGTGGAACCAACAAATCCAGACTCACGCATATTTCCAGGAACGACTGCAG GGGTCGTTTCCCAGAGTGGTACAATAAACTATACGGACACTTGTGTGCTGCTGAGGTGGCGAGGATACGGGACTCATTCACCGTGCCCATGGACAAATGA
- the dlc1 gene encoding rho GTPase-activating protein 7 isoform X4, giving the protein MILTQIEAKEACTWLWAAGFPQYAQLYEDAQFPIDISSVTRDHDFLDRDAIEALCRRLNTLNKCALMRLEISPQRKRSEDSDEDEPCAISGRWTFQRDSKRWSRMEELEVFSSLPADAALPPFPTDHPSQRVKLALREGDSSESMLTDLSELPEVGSIHSSGSRGRGEEKSRGAALTHEAVAAGATRASSVASMCSSSGTGGSGCVNEDSLSDGMPPSPLETLGQFTFDVKTGMGGLGASLDAGDGGGSKSTRSRAKSFLKRMESLRLRSGASSKRKKKGSASGGKIEISGPVIKEGLDDDKLRRLNCVDISSINLNQNLNHHRNPGQTMTLNRNRSVSYSTQTSNGSTGSTGSSHSEASSGSAVSTPSPVTRARSHSIAAGSSKRGGMYLEGFDPFSVPQLSPDGPPTPAAKSAPPIACQAGKGMTVDEQNRRNNCAARGDIRRAAAAAAEEEEEEEEEEEGEDGMIFFFLPEGHKPGTFPKALQDGSSRASNGNDNGNSVILRGRQSRRQRHCSLGSVDSRLSFYDNVPYAEREEGAEEEEEEEEEGDERKLEQVLQHVSGLQRFVNAWSEAVAGEEEEDEEDEEEEGDSDSALDSASPCPSSPLQNRLEETENGSDQDSTGNPLGEGEEGMRERRDSGVGASLTRTSRPQKLRWPSFQNSHRPSLASAQLQISCQSVLQMNLLQKFSLLQLTALLERHTPTNKHGFSWAVPKFMKRMKVRDHKDRNVFGVPLQVIVQRTGQPLPQGIQQAMRYLRNQCLDQVGLFRKSGVKSRIQALRQMNEASGLDGGGVNYEGQSAYDVADMLKQYFRDLPEPLLTSKLSETFLQIYQYMPKELRLQAARAAVVLLPDENREALRTLLCLLSDVTASVSENQMTPTNLAVCLAPSLFHLNTLRRKESSSPRVMNRKQTLGKPDQRDLNENLAATHGLAHMIQECSKLFRIPEEMNRCRNSYVEQALLPGRLEDLTGEDAVEGGFRAYLKDSLDALLKDAKDKFRGYDSCSTPEHAELACKKVHDGFPLRLWKVTVEVPASPEEVLTRLLREQGYWDEDLLESRVVETLDERTEVYQYVRNTMAPHPTRDHLVLRTWVTDLPKGACALVCRSVDHEAARVVGVRTNVLTSRYFIEPCGTNKSRLTHISRNDCRGRFPEWYNKLYGHLCAAEVARIRDSFTVPMDK; this is encoded by the exons agatcGAAGCCAAAGAGGCCTGTACCTGGCTCTGGGCAGCCGGGTTCCCACAGTATGCCCAGCTTTATGAAG ATGCCCAGTTTCCTATCGACATCTCTTCAGTCACCAGAGACCATGACTTCCTCGACCGGGACGCTATTGAGGCTCTCTGCAG gaGACTGAACACACTCAACAAGTGTGCTCTAATGAGACTGGAGATATCGCCGCAAAGAAAGAGA AGCGAGGACTCCGATGAAGACGAGCCGTGTGCCATCAGTGGCCGCTGGACCTTCCAGAGGGACAGCAAGCGCTGGTCCCgtatggaggagctggaggtttTTTCCTCGCTGCCGGCAGATGCCGCGCTGCCCCCGTTCCCCACGGACCATCCGTCCCAGAGAGTCAAGCTCGCCCTGCGCGAGGGCGATAGTTCAGAGAGCATGCTGACAGACCTCAGTGAGCTGCCGGAGGTGGGCTCCATCCACAGCAGCGGGAGTAGGGGAcggggagaggagaagagccGCGGCGCCGCCCTGACACACGAAGCCGTAGCCGCCGGCGCGACTCGCGCCAGCTCTGTGGCCAGCATGTGTTCGTCCTCGGGCACCGGCGGGTCGGGATGCGTTAATGAGGACTCGCTGTCGGACGGGATGCCTCCATCGCCCCTGGAGACACTCGGACAGTTCACCTTTGATGTGAAGACGGGAATGGGAGGCCTGGGGGCAAGTCTGGACGCAGGAGACGGCGGCGGCAGCAAAAGCACACGCTCCAGAGCCAAGAGCTTCCTCAAGAGGATGGAGAGCCTACGGCTGCGCAGCGGCGCCTCGtccaagagaaagaagaaggggaGCGCCAGTGGAGGCAAGATAGAAATCAGTGGCCCTGTCATCAAAGAGGGTCTGGACGATGACAAGCTGCGGAGGCTCAACTGCGTGGACATCTCCAGTATCAACCTCAACCAGAACCTCAATCACCACCGCAACCCCGGTCAGACGATGACGCTCAACCGGAATCGCTCCGTCTCCTATTCCACTCAGACCAGCAACGGCAGCACCGGAAGTACCGGGAGCAGCCATTCCGAAGCCAGCAGTGGCAGTGCGGTGAGCACGCCGAGCCCGGTGACCCGCGCTCGCAGTCACAGCATAGCGGCGGGCTCCAGCAAAAGGGGAGGGATGTATTTGGAGGGTTTTGATCCTTTCAGCGTCCCCCAACTGTCCCCGGATGGACCGCCGACACCCGCGGCCAAATCTGCCCCGCCCATCGCCTGCCAGGCCGGCAAAGGGATGACGGTCGATGAGCAGAACCGCAGGAACAACTGCGCCGCTCGAGGCGACATCAGacgagcagcggcggcggcagcagaagaggaagaagaggaagaagaagaagaggagggagaggacggcatgatcttcttcttcttacccGAAGGTCACAAGCCTGGGACCTTCCCCAAAGCCCTGCAGGACGGGAGTTCACGCGCCAGCAACGGGAATGACAACGGGAACTCTGTGATCCTCAGGGGGCGGCAAAGCAGACGGCAGCGCCATTGCTCCTTGGGCTCCGTGGACAGTCGCCTCAGTTTTTATGACAACGTGCCCTACgctgagagggaggaaggtgcagaggaggaggaggaggaggaggaagagggggatgaACGCAAACTGGAACAAGTGCTGCAACACGTCAGCGGCCTGCAGCGGTTCGTCAACGCCTGGTCGGAGGCTGTGgccggggaagaggaggaagatgaggaggacgaagaggaggagggagactcCGACTCTGCGCTGGACTCGGCCTCGCCGTGCCCCTCGTCTCCTCTGCAGAACCggctggaggagacggagaacGGAAGTGACCAAGACAGCACAGGAAACCCGCTGGGCGAGGGGGAGGAAGgcatgagagagaggagggattcTGGTGTCGGGGCGTCTCTAACCAGAACCAGCAG ACCGCAGAAACTCCGTTGGCCGAGCTTCCAGAATTCCCACCGGCCAAGTTTGGCCTCGGCCCAGCTCCAGATCAGCTGCCAATCTGTCCTACAGATGAATCTGCTTCAGAagttctctctgctgcagctcaCTGCTCTGCTGGAAAGACACACCCCTACAAACAAACATGGCTTCAGCTG GGCTGTGCCAAAGTTTATGAAACGCATGAAGGTTCGGGACCACAAAGACAGGAATGTTTTCGGGGTGCCACTCCAAGTCATCGTCCAGCGCACCGGCCAGCCCCTCCCTCAGGGAATTCAGCAGGCCATGCGCTACTTACGCAACCAGTGCCTTGATCAG GTGGGACTTTTCAGGAAATCAGGCGTTAAATCTCGTATCCAAGCTCTTCGTCAGATGAACGAGGCCAGCGGCTTAGATGGCGGAGGCGTCAACTACGAGGGCCAATCGGCATACGACGTGGCAGACATGCTGAAGCAGTACTTCAGAGATTTACCAGAACCTCTGCTCACCAGCAAGCTGTCTGAGACCTTCCTCCAGATCTATCAGT acatGCCCAAAGAGCTGCGCCTGCAGGCGGCCCGTGCCGCCGTGGTGCTGCTGCCCGACGAGAACCGCGAGGCGCTGCGCACACTGCTGTGTCTGCTGAGCGACGTGACGGCCAGCGTGTCCGAGAACCAGATGACTCCCACCAACCTGGCCGTCTGTCTGGCCCCGTCCCTCTTCCACCTCAACACCCTGCGCCGCAAGGAGAGCTCCTCGCCAAG GGTGATGAACAGGAAGCAGACACTGGGAAAGCCGGACCAGAGAGACCTGAATGAGAACCTGGCTGCCACCCACGGCCTCGCACACATGATCCAAGAGTGCAGCAAGCTCTTCCGG ATCCCAGAGGAGATGAATCGCTGCAGAAACTCCTACGTGGAGCAGGCGCTGCTGCCTGGGCGCTTGGAAGACCTCACAGGCGAGGACGCCGTAGAGGGAGGATTCAGGGCCTACCTGAAGGACAGCCTGGACGCCCTCCTCAAAGACGccaaggacaagttcagaggttacgACAGCTGCTCCACACCTGAGCACGCCGAACTTGCCTGCAAGAAG GTTCATGATGGCTTTCCGCTGCGGCTGTGGAAGGTGACCGTGGAGGTGCCTGCGAGTCCTGAGGAGGTTCTGACGAGACTGCTGCGGGAGCAGGGCTACTGGGACGAGGACCTGCTCGAGAGCCGGGTGGTGGAGACCCTGGATGAGAGGACGGAGGTCTACCAGTACGTCAGGAATACCATGGCTCCACATCCCACCAGAGACCACCTGGTGCTCAG AACGTGGGTAACGGACCTGCCCAAGGGAGCGTGTGCACTTGTGTGTAGATCTGTGGACCATGAGGCCGCACGTGTTGTAGGCGTTCGGACCAATGTACTCACCTCCCGCTACTTCATTGAGCCCTGTGGAACCAACAAATCCAGACTCACGCATATTTCCAGGAACGACTGCAG GGGTCGTTTCCCAGAGTGGTACAATAAACTATACGGACACTTGTGTGCTGCTGAGGTGGCGAGGATACGGGACTCATTCACCGTGCCCATGGACAAATGA